The proteins below come from a single Aspergillus oryzae RIB40 DNA, chromosome 5 genomic window:
- a CDS encoding uncharacterized protein (predicted protein): MAQISQSPLLRLPLEIRLMIYEYALDVPNEYMDRPLIVVNDRGNSFTARGRYRALSMCPSWVGENGKVRSLLSVNRQIHDEVEDFLYSHNTLFFLNAFSLDRLGAFLDTLSETARRRIRSVGFEIFFFVHSQTGVPKRTLKEYERAGKILSEKLPNWSSVVFYLDPRFYFPSAAVGGRELSARGVWYLATKFGAMRKEMQFFALPSIHRHVMDEAKRKIQMGRRGSQERAFL; this comes from the coding sequence atggCACAAATATCACAATCTCCCCTCCTCCGCTTACCTTTGGAAATCCGTCTCATGATCTATGAATACGCCCTCGACGTGCCAAATGAGTACATGGACAGACCGCTGATCGTGGTCAATGACCGTGGGAACTCTTTCACAGCGCGAGGCCGCTACCGCGCTCTATCAATGTGTCCCAGCTGGGTAGGCGAGAACGGCAAAGTCCGCAGCCTACTCTCCGTGAATCGGCAGATCCACGACGAAGTCGAAGACTTCCTCTACTCGCATAAtacgctcttcttcctgaaTGCGTTTAGTCTGGATCGGCTAGGTGCGTTCTTGGATACGCTTAGTGAAACGGCGCGCAGGCGCATTCGCAGTGTTGGCtttgagatcttcttctttgtgcATTCGCAGACGGGAGTGCCGAAACGCACGTTGAAGGAGTATGAGCGCGCCGGGAAGATTCTGAGTGAGAAGCTACCGAATTGGAGCAGTGTTGTGTTCTACCTTGATCCGAGGTTTTATTTTCCGTCAGCTGCGGTTGGGGGCAGAGAGTTGTCGGCTAGGGGGGTTTGGTATCTGGCGACGAAGTTTGgggcgatgaggaaggagatgcagTTTTTCGCGCTGCCGTCTATTCATCGGCATGTTATGGATGaggcgaagaggaagattcagatggggaggaggggaTCGCAGGAGCGCGCGTTTCTTTAG
- a CDS encoding DUF409 domain protein (predicted Dolichyl-phosphate-mannose-protein mannosyltransferase), with amino-acid sequence MSHAPLRLVRAEPISSVALLGSLLKDSNNLSTIMSILPDRSYRSLLLIVGSWKALLLLLVVFSPGPAYDTSTALRELGRNAANTDRHGLLTPVLGLLATNLTRWDAIYFTEIARRGCLFEQEWAFNLGFASLIRAFADGEDTWPRRALDIPTNYKSVLRRTAGINHALIESIIGIAVAHAAHGMSVFVLYSLARAVFPGRKGRNLAFIAACLHILSPAGLFLSAPYGESTHALLSFMGSLLFVLSFNHAGASTSLRDALIPLSGILYGLATAARSNGLLNGMILLEEAVRLLYSMTEGVTFAKTRRLIAVGMAGICTGLGFVIPQYIAYKQFCMNNKDPRIWCLRTIPSIYSFVQDHYWNNGFLRYWTLSNMPLFALAGPMLAIMTYSAIWTLGVGSGGQERGNGKSFSNTSKTQVHSEAPLTGRLLRSLAAPQIILAILTFLKHHVQIITRMSSGYPMWYLWLAHALVEGHSLASSEKVDVCRGEKETHILKQYRYARMTIFYMIVYSLVQGVLFASFLPPA; translated from the exons ATGTCTCATGCCCCACTCCGACTGGTGCGTGCAG AGCCAATCAGCTCGGTCGCATTGCTGGGATCTCTCTTGAAAGACTCAAATAATTTATCAACTATAATGTCAATCTTACCCGATCGATCCTATCGATCTCTTTTACTGATTGTTGGCTCTTGGAAAGCTCTTCTACTTCTCCTGGTCGTCTTCAGTCCTGGCCCTGCGTACGATACCTCGACCGCCTTACGGGAGCTGGGCCGTAATGCAGCTAATACAGACCGCCATGGATTGTTGACGCCAGTATTGGGCTTGCTTGCCACTAATTTAACCCGATGGGACGCTATCTATTTTACAGAGATCGCTCGTCGAGGCTGCCTGTTTGAGCAAGAATGGGCATTCAATCTTGGGTTCGCAAGTCTCATCAGAGCCTTTGCTGACGGTGAAGATACTTGGCCCCGGAGAGCTTTGGATATACCGACTAACTATAAGTCAGTTCTCCGACGCACAGCCGGCATAAACCATGCGTTAATAGAGAGTATCATTGGCATCGCCGTAGCTCATGCAGCTCATGGCATGTCGGTTTTTGTGTTGTACAGTCTAGCACGTGCTGTGTTTCCCGGAAGGAAGGGCCGCAACCTTGCATTTATCGCCGCATGTTTACACATCTTATCGCCTGCTGGACTATTCCTATCGGCTCCTTATGGCGAGAGTACCCACGCTCTCTTGAGCTTCATGGGCTCTCTCTTGTTTGTATTGAGCTTTAATCATGCAGGGGCTTCCACGAGTCTCCGTGATGCCTTGATCCCGCTATCTGGTATCTTGTATGGATTAGCAACGGCCGCTCGCAGCAATGGTCTTTTAAATGGCATGATACTTCTTGAGGAAGCCGTAAGGCTCCTGTACTCAATGACTGAGGGGGTCACCTTCGCTAAAACACGTCGGCTAATCGCTGTTGGCATGGCTGGGATCTGCACGGGCCTTGGCTTCGTGATACCGCAATATATTGCTTACAAGCAGTTCTGTATGAATAACAAGGACCCACGGATTTGGTGTCTTAGGACTATTCCTAGTATCTATAGCTTCGTTCAAGATCATTACTG GAATAATGGGTTTCTTCGGTATTGGACTCTGTCCAATATGCCCCTGTTCGCTTTAGCTGGCCCAATGCTAGCAATCATGACATACTCTGCTATTTGGACACTCGGGGTGGGGTCGGGTGGACAGGAAAGGGGTAATGGCAAAAGTTTCTCCAATACGTCCAAAACGCAAGTTCATTCGGAGGCGCCATTAACAGGTCGTCTATTGCGTAGTCTAGCGGCCCCCCAGATAATCCTAGCCATCCTGACTTTCCTGAAACACCACGTTCAAATCATCACACGCATGTCCTCAGGCTATCCAATGTGGTATCTCTGGCTAGCACATGCTCTAGTTGAGGGGCACTCGCTAGCGTCATCAGAGAAAGTGGACGTATGCcggggggaaaaggagaccCATATCCTGAAGCAGTACCGGTACGCACGCATGACTATCTTCTATATGATAGTCTATTCCCTTGTCCAAGGGGtcctttttgcttctttcttacCCCCAGCCTGA
- a CDS encoding uncharacterized protein (predicted protein), translating into MKSSIAAKVPNGHGSVYKEVRFSPTATPIRRTQSVPNAHAVHHPVTLTTKRDASALSASYMEQAQSLLVRQRASFENERLLFAEERLLWEKERELLRLRIAELESLLKSNGHAITSSRASTDYSSKSILTFKYPFDPQPPAGLSEENYQHCGAQVWEGSSPGSRPTRVFPELEKPDSHGQHSEQGGVLSISGPSLDAALSPRAHAADSAITSVPVPIEKLDSKLDGITLKSSALPPEIVARVMTPPSPSPQDASPASVSEKTLERRNSLKLRLSELGSLERRLTRDAGHTPMVVIDGDADADVEIEQPSPSEGRSKEGESLVPAAPRQPAENSDSYFSDLPEDPALKGPLSLLNDEEHDSGFLKELDQKLLDQAKQALGYSEESKAPQVEVEAASRASQEPELKFKNSTNFGTAFGISNLGGV; encoded by the coding sequence ATGAAATCATCAATTGCTGCAAAGGTTCCAAACGGCCACGGCAGCGTCTACAAGGAAGTGCGCTTCTCACCAACTGCCACTCCCATTCGTCGTACCCAGTCGGTACCGAACGCCCATGCCGTCCATCATCCAGTGACATTGACCACCAAGAGGGACGCTTCAGCCTTGAGTGCAAGCTACATGGAACAGGCACAGTCGCTCCTTGTTCGTCAACGGGCCAGTTTCGAGAATGAAAGGTTACTCTTTGCAGAAGAAAGGCTCCTATGGGAGAAAGAACGGGAATTGCTCAGATTGAGGATCGCCGAGCTCGAGTCTCTCCTAAAGAGCAATGGGCATGCAATTACTTCCAGCAGAGCTTCAACCGACTACTCGTCGAAATCTATTTTGACATTCAAATACCCGTTCGACCCACAGCCTCCGGCAGGCTTATCCGAAGAGAATTACCAACACTGTGGCGCTCAAGTGTGGGAGGGTTCTAGCCCCGGAAGTCGGCCCACAAGAGTATTCCCCGAATTAGAGAAGCCAGATAGCCACGGTCAGCACTCGGAGCAAGGGGGAGTTTTGTCAATCTCAGGGCCCTCTCTTGACGCTGCTTTATCGCCTCGAGCCCATGCGGCCGATTCAGCAATCACCAGTGTACCAGTTCCAATTGAGAAGCTCGACAGCAAACTCGATGGCATTACGCTCAAATCATCTGCGTTGCCTCCAGAAATTGTCGCTCGCGTAATGACACCCCCATCACCTTCGCCTCAGGATGCATCTCCAGCTTCAGTATCTGAAAAGACCCTAGAGCGCCGAAACAGTTTGAAGTTAAGGCTTTCAGAGTTGGGATCATTAGAGAGAAGGTTGACGAGGGACGCCGGGCACACCCCCATGGTTGTTATTGATGGCGACGCCGATGCCGATGTGGAAATTGAGCAACCTTCTCCAAGCGAAGGGCGTTCGAAGGAGGGCGAATCTCTTGTTCCAGCGGCACCTCGGCAGCCCGCAGAAAACTCCGATTCGTACTTCTCCGATCTACCCGAAGATCCAGCCTTGAAAGGCCCTCTATCCCTACTGAACGATGAAGAGCACGACAGTGGCTTCCTTAAGGAATTAGACCAGAAGCTCCTGGATCAAGCAAAGCAGGCCCTTGGGTACTCCGAGGAGTCCAAGGCTCCACAGGTCGAGGTTGAGGCTGCAAGCCGCGCTAGTCAGGAGCCAGAACTGAAATTCAAAAATAGCACGAATTTTGGTACTGCATTTGGCATATCAAATCTGGGTGGGGTCTAA
- a CDS encoding putative cell wall protein (predicted protein), translated as MYDAKSLSALLVLLLAAGPASVVSVPVAADQNIVARQINSEAEAGSNLVASIPEGPYYQSGSYASSDYHEGPGKNGGSSFSSGADASDDTIVSIPDGPSVNLGSFAHSSYEQTEPEPEPEPTPTPTPTPQEPQPSSPSTQVPVQPILPPSPTPFVPTPPLTSAPAPEPPAPSPPAPAPETPAPAPPSPAPPAPVEEPEQPVEECPAPEPEPQPEPKPQPVVVPEPAYTCKCAA; from the exons ATGTACGACGCTAAGAGCCTTTCAGCCCTCCTGGTCCTGCTGTTGGCTGCCGGACCTGCCTCGGTTGTTTCCGTGCCAGTTGCTGCG GACCAAAACATTGTCGCAAGACAGATCAACAGCGAGGCTGAGGCAGGATCTAACTTGGTAGCCTCCATCCCCGAGGGACCCTACTACCAAAGCGGCTCTTACGCATCTTCCGACTACCATGAAGGTCCTGGCAAAAATGGCGGCTCCAGCTTCTCATCCGGAGCCGATGCAAGCGATGATACAATAGTTTCTATTCCGGATGGCCCCAGCGTTAACTTGGGAAGCTTTGCGCACTCCAGCTATGAGCAAACTGAGCCCGAGCCTGAGCCCGAGCCTACCCCTACCCCAACTCCCACTCCGCAAGAGCCCCagccttcctctccatctaCTCAAGTCCCAGTCCAGCCCATTCTGCCTCCATCGCCAACTCCCTTTGTTCCCACCCCTCCACTGACCAGCGCACCTGCCCCTGAACCCCCTGCTCCATCACCCCCGGCTCCTGCTCCTGAAactcctgctcctgctcctccttcccccGCTCCACCAGCTCCGGTCGAAGAGCCTGAGCAGCCCGTTGAAGAGTGCCCAGCTCCCGAGCCTGAGCCTCAGCCTGAACCTAAGCCCCAGCCAGTGGTTGTCCCCGAGCCAGCCTACACATGCAAATGCGCAGCATAA
- a CDS encoding ATG3/ATG10 family protein (protein involved in autophagocytosis during starvation), with the protein MNILHSTLSTWRDRLAPVSRTSTFRNTGQITPEEFVLAGDYLVYKFPSWSWADASNPAKRVSYLPPGKQFLVTRGVPCHRRLNDNFAGDAGHDDELVRDMLSGGTGGVDDDGWLRTGGGQDSADRQENRIKDVRTVDESGNMGEREEEEDEIPDMEDEDDDEEAIIRDPASGTTQPTRTYNLYITYSNFYRTPRLYMSGYLSPSEPLPPHLMMEDVVGDYKDKTVTLEDFPWYDGNVKMASVHPCRHASVMKTLLDRADAALKLRREKLKQAQSDPSKAPSVGESGLEGLVDDIKALSLSDQQQHGSDKSGGDEWEVLQHDEEEQVAIRVDQYLVVFLKFIASVTPGIEHDFTMGV; encoded by the exons atgAATATTCTCCATTCTACTCTCTCCACTTGGAGAGACCGTCTTGCCCCAGTGTCCCGCACCTCCACTTTCCGCAACACCGGCCAGATCACTCCCGAGGAATTCGTTCTCGCAGGCGACTACCTTGTCTACAAATTCCCATCGTGGTCATGGGCCGACGCATCTAACCCCGCAAAGCGCGTTTCCTACCTGCCCCCTGGTAAACAGTTTCTCGTTACCCGAGGCGTACCCTGTCACCGCCGACTGAACGACAACTTCGCTGGCGATGCAGGCCACGATGATGAGCTTGTTAGGGACATGCTGTCTGGGGGAACAGgaggtgttgatgatgatggatggctACGAACCGGCGGAGGCCAAGATTCTGCGGACCGACAAGAGAATAGGATAAAGGATGTACGAACAGTGGATGAGTCGGGGAACATGGGAGaacgagaggaggaagaggacgaaatACCCgatatggaggatgaggatgatgacgaagaagctATTATCAGAGATCCCGCATCTGGTACCACACA GCCTACGCGCACTTACAACCTTTACATCACTTACTCCAACTTCTATCGCACGCCACGTCTCTACATGTCTGGTTATCTCTCTCCATCAGAACCCCTTCCCCCACACCTGATGATGGAGGACGTTGTGGGCGACTATAAGGACAAAACCGTTACTCTTGAGGATTTCCCGTGGTACGATGGCAACGTCAAAATGGCCAGTGTACACCCATGTCGACACGCTTCGGTGATGAAGACACTCCTCGACCGTGCAGATGCAGCGCTGAAACTCCGCCGCGAAAAGCTGAAGCAAGCTCAATCTGACCCATCCAAGGCTCCTTCGGTCGGCGAAAGCGGCTTGGAAGGGTTGGTCGATGACATCAAGGCACTTTCCTTGAGTGACCAACAACAGCATGGCAGTGATAAGAGCGGCGGAGATGAATGGGAGGTTCTCCAgcacgatgaagaagaacaggtAGCCATCAGAGTGGATCAGtatttggttgttttcctGAAGTTCATTGCTAGCGTGACACCAGGGATTGAGCATGATTTCACCATGGGAGTATGA
- a CDS encoding putative cyclin (predicted protein), whose amino-acid sequence MTAKLSFQPTSPRSVLNVYNFLVSKDASPLWFINPKGVSEKPSPETYCLSEGGYQSQRMVLLRTESIILRTLGFNTHVALPHTIALTYLQTLGVSSSAVAQRVFEHLNAALLSPQLLYVTHQPNALAVSSIYLAAREVGVKLVDGEWWEVFDVDREELGFLVVGMRSMEGFARAEIEKWKGRAIPIVVDEVEAEIERRRMMAEGE is encoded by the coding sequence ATGACGGCCAAGCTATCCTTCCAGCCTACATCACCACGGTCGGTATTGAATGTTTACAACTTCCTTGTATCGAAGGACGCTTCTCCTTTGTGGTTCATCAACCCGAAGGGGGTATCGGAGAAGCCCTCCCCTGAGACATACTGTCTATCCGAGGGGGGCTACCAGAGCCAGCGAATGGTGCTGCTCCGAACCGAATCGATAATTTTGCGCACACTGGGCTTCAATACCCATGTTGCCCTGCCCCATACGATCGCGTTAACCTACCTTCAGACCCTTGGTGTATCGTCTTCTGCTGTTGCGCAAAGGGTGTTTGAGCATCTGAACGCAGCTCTTCTATCACCACAGCTGCTATATGTGACACACCAACCCAACGCCCTTGCTGTTTCTTCTATATACCTGGCAGCACGAGAAGTCGGGGTAAAGTTGGTTGATGGCGAGTGGTGGGAAGTCTTTGATGTGGATCGGGAAGAACTCGGGTTCCTAGTGGTAGGCATGAGAAGTATGGAGGGCTTTGCGCGGGCGGAAATAGAGAAATGGAAGGGCCGAGCGATACCTATAGTTGTGGACGAAGTTGAGGCAGAGATTGAGAGGCGCAGAATGATGGCAGAAGGCGAGTGA
- a CDS encoding uncharacterized protein (predicted protein), with the protein MLQNADHTLTTATSVINAPGSPSIISPTERNGSSQPCNDPQVSHQEVSPTSLVQNSHAALSEKQFLPHQSFHRRANTEVFVRRQSHLPARQLFADQSKTLEDLDNRGRPSNPPTENLTRRKLEEGAKLFTGWFQGKSEPVNLGVMSQPESAGTSTMDARDFYGSPRVPTSRAQKRMTAPSPLKQVTSTGPFSFFGLKRQEPKLELPEPADDELLNLDVAAALFPTTTTSLSEQEAFDTLRNNAENVIKRLQAAYKQRTFALHEALADKNEKQEELEETRTRVGNLKIQLDGMAEKVDQQEKAMNAMAEELDQERQLRQREDEARLRSIRLIRSSDDESISDLGADLQTPTRSMKRASNATYASDSGFDSGDESLAESVFSRREGLESPASTVAPSPSISHITLPAPVSTPLKEKELKPLQQTPTPRQSAYDRVLKGITSSWTSNSKCGICHGVPSSEAWSVLGILKEENKGLKERLGELEIVIDDCLLLVGP; encoded by the coding sequence ATGCTTCAAAACGCCGACCATACCTTGACTACTGCCACGTCCGTCATCAACGCCCCGGGCTCACCCTCTATAATTTCCCCGACCGAGCGAAACGGATCGTCTCAGCCTTGCAATGACCCTCAAGTATCCCACCAGGAAGTTTCCCCGACTTCGTTAGTACAGAACTCGCATGCAGCCCTGTCGGAGAAACAGTTCCTTCCACACCAGTCTTTCCACCGGCGTGCAAATACTGAGGTTTTTGTTCGACGACAGTCGCATTTGCCGGCCCGACAACTCTTTGCAGACCAGTCCAAGACACTGGAAGATCTCGACAATAGGGGTAGACCCTCGAACCCGCCAACGGAGAATCTCACTAGAAGAAAACTAGAGGAAGGTGCGAAGCTATTCACGGGCTGGTTTCAGGGCAAGTCTGAACCAGTCAATCTGGGAGTGATGTCTCAGCCAGAGTCTGCAGGAACGTCGACGATGGACGCTCGCGATTTCTATGGATCCCCTAGGGTCCCCACATCGCGAGCACAGAAGCGTATGACCGCTCCTTCACCTTTAAAACAGGTAACCTCGACGggtcctttctctttctttgggttgaAGCGCCAGGAACCCAAACTGGAGCTCCCTGAGCCTGCAGATGATGAACTCCTAAATTTGGACGTCGCCGCTGCTCTATTCCCAACCACAACTACTAGTCTCAGTGAACAGGAAGCATTTGATACCCTGAGGAACAACGCGGAGAACGTCATCAAGAGGTTGCAGGCGGCCTATAAGCAAAGAACGTTCGCCTTACATGAGGCACTAGCAGACAAGAatgagaaacaagaagagctggaagagacCCGGACACGAGTTGGGAACCTGAAGATACAGCTGGATGGCATGGCCGAGAAGGTagatcaacaagaaaaggctATGAATGCcatggcggaggagctggaccAGGAGAGACAATTGCgccaaagagaagatgaagcgCGCTTGCGCAGTATCAGACTCATCAGGTCTAGTGATGATGAGAGCATTTCCGACCTGGGCGCTGACCTTCAAACTCCCACGCGGAGCATGAAGCGTGCTAGCAATGCCACATACGCCAGCGATTCGGGCTTTGATTCGGGGGACGAAAGCCTTGCAGAGAGCGTATTTTCGCGCCGGGAAGGCCTCGAATCACCGGCTTCTACGGTagctccttctccaagcATCTCTCATATCACACTGCCTGCACCAGTATCAACTCctttgaaagagaaagaacttAAGCCCCTCCAACAAACACCGACACCACGGCAATCGGCATATGACCGAGTTCTCAAAGGTATTACCAGCTCGTGGACGAGTAACTCTAAATGTGGGATCTGCCACGGAGTTCCTTCCTCTGAAGCCTGGAGCGTCCTAGGAATTCtaaaggaagaaaacaagggCTTGAAGGAACGATTAGGCGAACTTGAAATAGTCATCGATGACTGCCTGCTTCTGGTTGGACCTTGA
- a CDS encoding translocon subunit SEC61 (transport protein Sec61, alpha subunit), with protein MSGLRFLDLIKPFTPLLPEVAAPETKVPFNQKLMWTGLTLLIFLVMSQMPLYGIVSSDTSDPLYWLRMMLASNRGTLMELGITPIISSGMVFQLLAGTHLIDVNLDLKTDRELYQTAQKLFAIILSFGQACVYVLTGLYGQPSDLGAGICVLLIVQLVVAGLVVILLDELLQKGYGLGSGISLFIATNICESIVWKAFSPTTINTGRGPEFEGAIIALFHLLLTWSDKQRALREAFYRQNLPNVMNLLATLLVFAAVIYLQGFRVEIPVKSSRQRGMRGSYPVRLFYTSNMPIMLQSALCSNIFLISQMLYSRFSDNLLVKLLGVWEPREGSAQLYASSGIAYYMSPPLNFKEALLDPIHTAVYITFMLVACALFSKTWIEVSGSAPRDVAKQLKDQGLVMAGHREQSMYKELKRVIPTAAAFGGACIGALSVASDLLGALGSGTGILLAVTIIYGYFEIAAREGDIGSGLKGLVPGN; from the exons ATGAGCGGAC TTCGCTTCCTTGATCTAATCAAGCCCTTTACGCCCCTCCTCCCGGAGGTGGCAGCTCCTGAGACCAAGGTGCCCTTCAACCAGAAGTTGATGTGGACTGGG TTGACActcctgatcttcttggtcatGAGCCAGATGCCTCTCTATGGTATTGTCTCCTCTGACACTTCCGATCCCCTGTACTGGCTGCGTATGATGTTGGCCAGTAACCGTGGTACCCTGATGGAATTGGGTATCACTcccatcatctcctccgGCATGGTTTTCCAG CTCCTCGCTGGTACCCATCTCATCGATGTCAACCTTGACCTCAAAACCGACCGTGAACTGTACCAGACCGCCCAGAAGCTTTTCGCGatcatcctctccttcggTCAAGCTTGTGTCTATGTCTTGACTGGTCTCTATGGTCAGCCAAGCGATCTTGGTGCCGGTATCTGTGTCCTGCTCATTGTTCAGctggttgttgctggtctTGTTGTCATTCTTCTGGATGAGTTGCTCCAGAAGGGATACGGTCTTGGAAGCGGTATCTCTCTGTTCATTGCCACCAACATTTGCGAGTCTATCGTCTGGAAGGCTTTCTCTCCCACTACCATCAACACTGGCCGTGGTCCCGAGTTCGAGGGTGCTATCATCGCTCTGTTCCATCTTCTGTTGACCTGGTCCGACAAGCAGCGTGCTCTGCGCGAGGCTTTCTATCGCCAGAACCTCCCTAACGTCATGAACCTGCTGGCTACTCTCCTCGTATTCGCCGCCGTCATCTACCTCCAGGGTTTCCGTGTGGAGATCCCCGTCAAGTCCTCTCGCCAGCGTGGAATGCGTGGATCTTACCCCGTCCGTCTCTTCTACACCTCTAACATGCCTATTATGCTCCAGTCCGCCCTGTGctccaacatcttcctcatcagtCAGATGCTGTACTCGCGCTTCTCGGACAACCTTCTGGTCAAGCTTCTCGGAGTTTGGGAGCCTCGCGAGGGATCCGCCCAGCTTTACGCTTCCTCCGGTATCGCTTACTACATGTCCCCTCCTCTCAACTTCAAGGAGGCTCTTCTTGACCCTATCCACACCGCTGTTTACATTACCTTCATGCTGGTTGCTTGCgctctcttctccaagacctggATTGAAGTCTCTGGCTCCGCCCCTCGTGACGTTGccaagcagctcaaggatCAGGGTCTTGTGATGGCCGGCCACCGTGAGCAGAGCATGTACAAGGAGCTCAAGAGGGTTATCCCTACTGCTGCTGCCTTCGGTGGTGCTTGCATTGGTGCTCTTTCCGTTGCCTCTGACCTCCTTGGCGCTCTTGGTAGCGGTACTGGTATCCTCCTTGCCGTGAC CATCATCTACGGATACTTCGAAATCGCCGCTCGTGAAGGCGATATTGGTTCGGGCCTCAAGGGCCTTGTTCCTGGCAACTAA
- a CDS encoding bifunctional ornithine acetyltransferase/N-acetylglutamate synthase (putative glutamate/ornithine acetyltransferase), translating into MAAFARMVKGQVRSYSAPVDMAIPASKRKFIPSSGSYPKGFVVSGTHVGVKASNTKFPDLALISSETPCSAAAVFTTNKFQAAPVQVSRDIIKTRQGQGIRSVVINSGCANAVTGKGGLEDAVSMGKKVDECDGLNEPSTLVMSTGVIGQRLPISKILKKVPVAHANLSSTHDAWLTTARAICTTDTFPKLLSRTFTLPSSPGRTYSLAGMTKGAGMIHPNMATLLGVLCTDAPIEPSALQSLLKHSVNRSFNSISVDGDTSTNDTIAILANGAAGGAPISSSSSDDYAAMQDILTSFAQSLSQLVVRDGEGATKFVTVRVQNSPDYESGRLIASTIARSPLVKTALYGKDANWGRILCAIGYTQGVAPGTVVPEHTSVSFKPVDGSPVLNLLVNGEPEQVDEERASVILQEEDLEIVVDLGGGEKGEQGLGGEEAVYWFCDFSHEYVTINGDYRT; encoded by the exons ATGGCTGCTTTCGCCAGAATGGTGAAGGGCCAGGTGCGCAGTTATTCCGCACCCGTGGACATGGCTATTCCTGCCTCCAAGCGGAAGTTCATTCCCTCGTCCGGATCGTACCCTAAAGGCTTCGTTGTCTCTGGTACACACGTTGGGGTCAAGGCGTCAAACACCAAGTTCCCCGATCTCGCTTTGATCTCGTCCGAAACCCCATGCTCTGCCGCAGCTGTGTTTACCACCAACAAGTTCCAGGCTGCGCCTGTGCAAGTGAGCAGGGATATCATCAAAACCCGCCAGGGTCAAGGCATCCGGTCCGTAGTGATCAACTCGGGCTGCGCCAATGCGGTCACCGGCAAAGGAGGTCTAGAAGATGCAGTGAGCATGGGTAAGAAGGTAGACGAATGCGATGGACTCAATGAGCCCAGCACTCTCGTCATGAGCACCGGTGTCATCGGTCAACG CCTCCCAATCTCAAAGATCCTCAAGAAAGTCCCAGTAGCCCACGCCAATCTCTCTTCCACGCACGACGCCTGGCTCACCACAGCCCGCGCAATCTGCACAACGGATACCTTCCCCAAGCTTCTCTCTCGCACATTcactctcccctcctccccagGTCGCACCTACAGCCTCGCCGGCATGACCAAGGGAGCCGGCATGATCCACCCGAACATGGCCACTCTCCTGGGCGTACTCTGCACCGACGCACCAATCGAACCTTCCGCACTCCAGTCCCTCCTCAAGCACTCCGTCAACCGCTCGTTCAACTCCATCTCCGTTGACGGTGACACCAGCACAAACGACACCATCGCGATCCTCGCCAACGGCGCCGCAGGCGGAGCACCCATcagctcctcctcgtccgacGACTACGCCGCAATGCAGGATATTCTGACTTCGTTCGCACAGTCGCTGTCTCAGCTCGTCGTGCGCGACGGTGAAGGAGCCACTAAGTTTGTTACTGTCCGCGTCCAGAACTCACCCGATTATGAATCCGGTCGGTTGATTGCGTCGACCATTGCTCGCTCTCCGCTCGTCAAGACAGCCTTGTATGGTAAGGATGCCAACTGGGGTCGTATTCTCTGCGCTATTGGTTATACCCAGGGTGTGGCGCCGGGAACTGTCGTTCCTGAGCACACGAGCGTCAGCTTCAAGCCTGTTGATGGTAGTCCTGTGTTGAACTTGCTTGTGAACGGTGAACCTGAACAGGTCGATGAGGAGCGTGCCAGTGTTATTCTCCAggaggaggatctggagatTGTTGTTGACCTTGGCGGTGGTGAGAAGGGTGAGCAgggtcttggtggtgaggaggcTGTTTACTGGTTCTGTGATTTCAGCCACGAGTATGTCACTATTAATGGCGACTACAGAACTTGA